From one Methanomassiliicoccales archaeon genomic stretch:
- a CDS encoding Hsp20/alpha crystallin family protein, with protein sequence MRKDKKRSPWDDFFLDIDDEFDDMKRRMDRILERISESDSSFDGNPMIYGFSMRVGPDGKPKIQEFGNTTDPSNYQESKREPLTDVIEEENRIRIVVELPGVVKEDILLDTTEDTLNIEVDTPTHRFSKQLDLPCCVDPESARATYNNGVLEVCLTRIEMHKNSKKIVIE encoded by the coding sequence ATGAGGAAGGACAAGAAAAGGAGTCCCTGGGACGATTTCTTCCTCGACATCGACGATGAGTTCGATGATATGAAGAGGAGGATGGACCGCATTCTCGAGAGGATATCAGAGAGCGACTCCTCATTCGATGGCAACCCGATGATCTACGGATTCTCGATGAGGGTGGGACCGGATGGCAAGCCCAAGATACAGGAATTCGGGAACACCACCGACCCCAGCAACTACCAGGAGTCGAAGCGTGAGCCTCTAACCGATGTGATTGAGGAAGAGAACAGGATCCGGATAGTGGTGGAACTTCCTGGTGTAGTGAAGGAAGATATCCTCCTGGACACGACCGAGGACACCCTGAACATAGAGGTGGATACTCCCACCCATAGGTTCAGCAAGCAGTTGGACCTACCGTGTTGCGTTGATCCCGAGAGCGCAAGGGCGACCTACAACAACGGCGTTCTTGAGGTCTGCCTTACCCGGATCGAGATGCACAAGAACAGCAAGAAAATAGTGATCGAATGA